Part of the Gemmatimonadota bacterium genome is shown below.
GCGGTCTCTATTGGCTGTCCCGCCTTCCGTGGGCCAGAAATAGTTGTAAAAGGCAAAATAAACATCCTTGAGATTCAGCCCGGCACCGCCGTTGAGATCGGCAACGCCATCGCCATCGGAGTCTCCGGTATTCTCAAACACATTCTCCACAATGATGAAGTCATCCCAGTCCCGAAACGTCCACTGGTAGATTTTCTTCGTGCCCTGAATACCGGCCTCCGTCGTCCACTTGGCGATAGCCACCAGTTCTCCAAACCGCTTGTGCTCCGGCTTCATATACGTGTGGAAATCCCAGTTGTGGATCTCCACAATATTGTCCGCACCCGGATGCGGCTGCCCCGGCCACCAGTTCTTGGCCTCCGCTATCGGAATTCCCTTGAGCGGATGCTGAGGATCCATCCCCACACCCAACTGACCTTCGATTTCCGTACTCACCGGATACGCCATCGGCGTGATGTCCGGGCTGGTGGTCAGGCTCGTAAACGATACCACGAGGTCTTTTCCGCGCGAGGGGGTGTATTCTGAAGGATCGGGCCTGGTGATAATAAACGTTCCCAGACTTCGCGCTGTGGCCGTTCTCAACAGGTAATTTTGCACCCACTGGTTGGACCCCGGCCATCCGCGCCTATCCCACAAACTCCCCGGCAAGCGGTTCCGCCCCGGATAGGCCACGCCCTCCATACTGGCGCGCCTGCTTCCATCTCGATCCGGACCGTGCATGCCTGTGTTCATCAGCCCCGTCCAGAGCTTGCTGCGCCGCAGGTTGCGCCACGGCAACCGAGGAATATTCTGAGCGGCTACCTCGCAGGCCAGCGACATCACAAAGATTCCCACAAGGATTGCCCCGGCCGTGCGAGAAAATTTCGCATACATTTTCATGTCATATCCTCTGTCTAAGTTTATATCCGCGGTGTGGGCGCAATGCCCACACCGCGGTACTGTGCCTGCTTACCAGGTCAACCGCAGCCCTGCAAATACCAGGCGCGGGTTGGTCCTTGTATATCTGCTCAACTCACTGGCATCGCCGCCAAACTGCATGAACAACGGATTGGTAGGCTGTGATTCAAGCAATCCCCACCGCACGTAGTCTGGGCTCGTAGATGCCGAGCCTTTGAAATTGAACAAATTTTCGACCTCCACATAAAGCAACGGGCGGATGCCCCTGATGTTGAAACCTTTTTGGAAGCTGAAATCAACCGCCGAGATCGTGGGACCCTCTTTCTTCAGGTTCAGACTGGTTTTCGGATCCTGATAATCAAAGATTCGTCCCGTGAAGATGCGGTAGATCATGTTCACCCGAACGTCGCCAAACAGCTTGCTGCCCCAGAACATCTCGCCGGGACCAAAATCGGGCGGACTGGCGTAAATCAGCACCAGGCTTCCATTTGTCCGCGTGGCATCGCTGCGCCCGCCTTCCACACTCCAGCCCGTCGTCGAAAAGGCGTAAAGCCCTCGCAGTGCTGCCTGTTCCTCACTGGACAGTCCGCTCTGCTCCCACAAGGGATAAAATTTCCCATCGTTGGTCGCATACATCGCACCCACGCCGAACTCGCCGGCCAGACCTTTATCTACTACCTCCTGCGCCGCTGCCTTCAGTTCCTCCAGCTTGGCGCCGGTCGGCGGAGCGGGAACCTCTGCCCCCGTATTCGGGTCAATCGTGTAACTGACCCAGTACCGGTTGGGATCGGCAATATAGGATGCATCCGGATAGATGCTCGCGCCCATATTGCCCCGCTTGGTGCCGCCAATAGTCAGGCGCTCGCCCCAGCCGAGGTTGAGTGCGGCTTTGAATGAGAAGTTGTGCTTCAACCCCTTCTTCAATGCCAGTTCGATGCCGCGGGTCGTGGTGTGGCCTCTGGGACCCTGCGAACGGGTCTTGGCTTTGCCGCCGATCTGCGGATCGCGGAATACCGCACCATTAACACTCAAAAATCCATTGGTGATGCGGTAATAAGCAGTGCCCTGGAAGGAATAGTCGCTGATGAAATTCCACTCCGTGCCCAGCTCAAAAGCCGTAGAAACCTGCGAATGCTGCAAAGAGAAGAACTGATCAATCACAAATCCCGAGCCAAACGAGTCGTTGCGGACCAGGTTGTTATTGTACTCTTCAGCACTGATGTTTCCATCGTTGTTGTGGTCAATCGAGTGCGGCCCCGTCGCCCGCCAGTTCTGCTGGTATATCCGGCGGAAATCCGGACGGGTGTGAAATTTTCCGTAGAAGAAGTGAATCTTCGACTTGGCTGTAATCGGATGCGAGATTCCCACCCGGGGCATAAACCAGTTCATCGGCTGCATATCGCCATACGTCACATGATTCCGGAAGCGCGTATAGTTGTAGCCCATTGGCGCGCCCTGATAGGGATAGAGGGGAACCACACCGCCGCTATACCGCTCGTAGCGGAATCCCGCATTGATGATCAAACCCTCAAACTCCATCTTGTCCTGCACATAAGCGTGGAGTTCGGTGGGCGTGATACCAACGCCGGGTTCATAGCGCTTGCCCCAGTAAATCAGCCATCTATTCCGCTCATCCACATCTTCGTAGGTCTCGGTCTTCCAGTTGTCGTAGCGATAAAACGTAAAACCGCCCTTCAGGAAGTGCGTGCGGGTCACCTGGCTGGCCAGATCGAATCGCGCTGCCAGCTTGTTCTGCTGTCCAACGCGAAGATCCCGTCTCTGACCGGAATCAGTGTAATACCACCCGTCGTTGTCTAAGGAAGGATTCACCGTCGTACGGGGAATATCAATGGTATCCTGCTTGCTGGCAATATACGACAGCCGCACCTCGTAGAACGTCTTTGCCGATAGGGTGTGGATGCTGGACACATAGAACATGTTGTCCGTCACCTGCCACTCACCCCCATAGCGTCCGCGTTCTTCCAGGAAAATCGCCCTGGAATCGAAACTATCTGCATAGCGACCTTTGCGGCTGGAATACAGCCCACCCGCACGGAGCTTGATATCGGGTGTGGCGCTATAGGTCAATTTATAGCTCACATCCGCATTAAACGGCTCGCGCTCAGTCGGCTGGGGCAGGTTCCGCGCCTGAAGATCGTGCTTTGTGGTGGCAAAGAACGACAGATCGCGGTTAATAGGTCCCGAAAGGGACGCTTCTAAAAAATGCCCGCGCACATCAGTATAATCTCTCGAAGGCCGTTGATGTACCTTCCGACCATTGGCTGTTTCATTCTCCCATTCTGGATTGCCATATTGCAACCGGCCCTGATGCACGAAGCTCTCGTAAGCATTGTTGCCCCAGTGCTTCTGTTGCGCTGGCGAATATCGATAGTGAAACTGCCCGTGGTAATCCCGACCGCCATCTTTGGTGACAATCTGGATAGAGCCGGTATTACCGTATTCGGCATTCAACCCACCAGCCAGCACTGTGATCTCTGAAATCGCCGATGTATTGACGTCACCGGTCCAGTTCTGCGTGCCTCCACGGGTGCCCGTCCCGCGCCGACCATCCGAGTGCGTCAGGCGCACACCATCTACCACATACGCAGCCACTTCGCCGCCATCACCACCCAAAAAGGCATTGCGGATCCGATTTGTGCCATCGGTATTGACACCCGCCTCCAGCTCGATAAAGTCATTCAAGTCGCGGATAATGGGCAGCACTGCAATATCCTCGGCAGTCACCACATAACGGCTCTCCGTCACATCTGCCTCTACCGGAGGCCGCTCTGCAATCACTGTCAACTCACCCAGTTCCAGCGCCGCTTCATTGAGAGAGAAATCAACTGTCGTCGTCAGATCCGACGCAACCCGTACATCGGACTTGGTCGCACCCGTGTACCCGACCATCGACGCCTTCAGCGTGTAGCTTCCCGGATCAACGGACAGGATAAAATAATATCCCTCTGCATCGGTTGTTGCCCCACGGGTCGTTCCCTCCACCTGCACGTTGGCACCCGGAAGAGCCTCTCCAGCCTTATCGACAATACGACCAGTAATTTTTCCCGTTGTCGCCGCCTCGGCCAGGCTGACAAAACCGAGGGCAAAAATCGCAACGAGAACAAAACCCAGACATTTTCTATACATCGAAAACCTCCTCAGTGTAAAGATTACCAATAATATTTAATTCCACCCGACAGATCTATCGCCTGCATGGGGAAGACTTTTTCCAGCCCCCAGTCCTCCAGGGGACGGAGTTCGCCCATAATCACATTATACCGCAAGCGAAGATCGATCACAAATTGCTCGGACCCCGCGATGCTAATCCCACCGCCAAATGAGAACGTCAGCGCCGCCACCTTGTCGTTGAAGGCGGGATTCATAATGCTGGTATCCAGGGACGTTCCCGACTGCCCGGGAAAAATCAGCCCCGACACCTCGTTCGAGAATCCGAAGAACCCGACGCCGCCCATTATATAAGGCGATGTGCCTTCGCCCAACTCTTTAAAATGGAGCAAACCGCTGGCGGTCAGGCTATTGAACGTCACGCCTTGATCGACATTTGGACTGCGGTAGTTCTGGCTGTCAATCGGCCAGGTGAACTCTCGCGTATCCAGATCGCCGCCCAGCATCGAAGAATAGTGATACTCGATCTCGGCGACAATCCTCGACGAAGCTATATAGTTATAGCTAATCCCCAACTTGGGAGACGCAGAGTACCACTCGCCAAATTTGAACAACGGTACATTTGCACTCCCGAAAAACCCGATCCCCGACTGGCCTTCTTCTAAAGCTCCAGCCGTAGAAACCGAAATTAGAACCGCCCCAGCGAGGCATAGTGTTCTAAACATCTCTCTCAACATCCGCATAAGCTGACCCTCCTTTGAGATGGTAAAAAACACAAACACAAAACGGTATCGCACTCAATTCAAATATCCCTCCTTTCTCCGGCTCAATACATTTGTAAAACTTATTTTCATATTGACAAAAAATCATCTAATCTAATAACCAGTCAAACATCTATTTCTAACTTTCAGATATGAGTATAAAAAAAACCCTCTATACCATGCCCTCCCACTGGTTTGTTAGACGGTTTTAGCTCCGAACTGATGACGAAGACAAACTACTGTTTATTGTTCATTTATGATAAATTTCTGACACAGACACACATTTGCACTTATATCACAGATAATATGCATTAAAATTTCTCCCAATGTCAAGTGTTTTTTTGAGTGTTTTTAACCTTTATTCGCCCCGCAGGATTCCCGCACGACCAGATGCGATTTCAAAGTTATTTGTCGAGGGTTATTCTGTTCCTCGAGTTGCTCCAACATCAGATCCATCGCCGCCTGGGCAATCGCCTCGTAAGGCGTTACCAGTGTGGTCAATGATGGCGTCACATACGCCGACACATCAATATCCCCACTACCCACCACAGCCACGTCCTCGGGTATGCGAAGACCCGATTCCCGTAGCCCTTTACAAACGCCTACCGCCGTATAATCGTCCCGACACACAAGTGCCGTAAACCGACCACCGAGTTCTTTACCCAGCCGATATCCCGATTCTGCAAAAATATCGCTAACAGGTATGCGTTTGGGCGTCAGGCCGTGTTGTTCCATCGCCAGCAAATATCCTTTACCCTTAGCTGAGACCGGGCT
Proteins encoded:
- a CDS encoding outer membrane beta-barrel protein, yielding MRMLREMFRTLCLAGAVLISVSTAGALEEGQSGIGFFGSANVPLFKFGEWYSASPKLGISYNYIASSRIVAEIEYHYSSMLGGDLDTREFTWPIDSQNYRSPNVDQGVTFNSLTASGLLHFKELGEGTSPYIMGGVGFFGFSNEVSGLIFPGQSGTSLDTSIMNPAFNDKVAALTFSFGGGISIAGSEQFVIDLRLRYNVIMGELRPLEDWGLEKVFPMQAIDLSGGIKYYW
- a CDS encoding TonB-dependent receptor, encoding MYRKCLGFVLVAIFALGFVSLAEAATTGKITGRIVDKAGEALPGANVQVEGTTRGATTDAEGYYFILSVDPGSYTLKASMVGYTGATKSDVRVASDLTTTVDFSLNEAALELGELTVIAERPPVEADVTESRYVVTAEDIAVLPIIRDLNDFIELEAGVNTDGTNRIRNAFLGGDGGEVAAYVVDGVRLTHSDGRRGTGTRGGTQNWTGDVNTSAISEITVLAGGLNAEYGNTGSIQIVTKDGGRDYHGQFHYRYSPAQQKHWGNNAYESFVHQGRLQYGNPEWENETANGRKVHQRPSRDYTDVRGHFLEASLSGPINRDLSFFATTKHDLQARNLPQPTEREPFNADVSYKLTYSATPDIKLRAGGLYSSRKGRYADSFDSRAIFLEERGRYGGEWQVTDNMFYVSSIHTLSAKTFYEVRLSYIASKQDTIDIPRTTVNPSLDNDGWYYTDSGQRRDLRVGQQNKLAARFDLASQVTRTHFLKGGFTFYRYDNWKTETYEDVDERNRWLIYWGKRYEPGVGITPTELHAYVQDKMEFEGLIINAGFRYERYSGGVVPLYPYQGAPMGYNYTRFRNHVTYGDMQPMNWFMPRVGISHPITAKSKIHFFYGKFHTRPDFRRIYQQNWRATGPHSIDHNNDGNISAEEYNNNLVRNDSFGSGFVIDQFFSLQHSQVSTAFELGTEWNFISDYSFQGTAYYRITNGFLSVNGAVFRDPQIGGKAKTRSQGPRGHTTTRGIELALKKGLKHNFSFKAALNLGWGERLTIGGTKRGNMGASIYPDASYIADPNRYWVSYTIDPNTGAEVPAPPTGAKLEELKAAAQEVVDKGLAGEFGVGAMYATNDGKFYPLWEQSGLSSEEQAALRGLYAFSTTGWSVEGGRSDATRTNGSLVLIYASPPDFGPGEMFWGSKLFGDVRVNMIYRIFTGRIFDYQDPKTSLNLKKEGPTISAVDFSFQKGFNIRGIRPLLYVEVENLFNFKGSASTSPDYVRWGLLESQPTNPLFMQFGGDASELSRYTRTNPRLVFAGLRLTW